From the Halomonas meridiana genome, one window contains:
- a CDS encoding YraN family protein yields MTSSRPQTARSRGAAIEQLAAQWLQQRGLRWVASNHHVKGGELDLIMYDRDTLVFVEVKHRATTRHGHPLEMVNAQKRRRLIRAASLYLARHDLSCPCRFDILAITGRPPALEFHWEQAAFDAY; encoded by the coding sequence ATGACGAGCAGTAGACCACAAACAGCTCGCTCACGAGGCGCAGCCATTGAGCAATTAGCCGCTCAATGGCTGCAGCAGCGTGGTCTTCGGTGGGTGGCCAGCAACCACCATGTCAAAGGCGGCGAACTGGATCTCATCATGTACGACCGGGATACGCTGGTCTTCGTCGAGGTCAAACACCGCGCCACGACGCGCCACGGGCACCCACTCGAAATGGTCAACGCACAAAAGCGTCGCCGCTTGATTCGCGCAGCGTCGCTCTATCTTGCGCGACATGACCTCTCATGCCCCTGTCGCTTTGATATCCTAGCCATTACAGGCAGACCGCCCGCTCTCGAGTTCCATTGGGAGCAAGCGGCTTTCGACGCGTATTAA
- a CDS encoding phosphoheptose isomerase, translating to MDFQSRILSHFNASIDTKTYASEVLPPFIEVASQMMVQCLVNEGKILACGNGGSAGDSQHFSSELLNRFERERPSLPALALTTDTSTLTSIANDYSYNEVFSKQIRALGQPGDVLLAISTSGNSANVVQAIQAAHDRDMTVVALTGRDGGNMASLLGQDDCEIRVPATSTARIQEVHLLVIHCLCDLIDEQLFGGAD from the coding sequence ATGGACTTTCAATCTCGTATACTCAGCCATTTTAATGCCAGCATCGATACCAAAACCTACGCCAGCGAAGTGCTACCTCCGTTCATCGAGGTCGCCAGTCAAATGATGGTGCAGTGCTTAGTCAACGAAGGAAAAATTCTCGCGTGTGGCAACGGTGGTAGTGCCGGTGACAGCCAGCACTTTTCGTCTGAGTTACTGAATCGTTTCGAGCGCGAGCGCCCCAGTCTCCCTGCCTTGGCTCTGACGACCGATACATCGACACTCACCTCTATTGCGAACGATTACAGCTACAACGAAGTCTTTTCCAAGCAGATCCGCGCACTGGGCCAGCCTGGCGATGTCTTGCTGGCAATCTCCACCAGCGGCAACTCGGCCAACGTCGTTCAAGCCATCCAGGCTGCCCACGACCGTGACATGACCGTGGTAGCCCTCACCGGACGTGACGGTGGCAATATGGCCTCGCTGCTGGGCCAAGATGACTGCGAAATTCGCGTACCTGCCACTTCCACAGCGCGCATCCAAGAGGTGCATTTGCTCGTCATTCACTGTCTTTGTGATTTAATTGACGAACAACTGTTTGGCGGCGCTGACTAA